GTGTTGCGGTGTTGTTGAAGAATCCAGTGCCATTGACAAGGGCGATGATATCAAGATATACGCCCCCTGTAGCTGTTGTTAAGCTCCCTATACTCCATAATCCAGTTGTGTAGTCGTATGATCCTGCGTTGAGTGTGTGTGACTGGTAAACCAGGCCTGCTGGAAGCAGGTCAGAGACATTCACATCAGTGGCTGTATCCGGACCATTATTCTGCACCGTAACTATGAAATGAATCAGATCACCATAGTTTGGAGTGCTATCAGACACTGACTTAGTGAAATCTAAAACTGCCCGCGGTTCTACATTCTGATTAACGGTTACAATTTGATTATCCACCTTGACAGTGAATGTAGCAGGTCCTGAAGATGTTGGTGAGTAAGTAGTGTTAGCCTGACCATTTGAAGTGTACTGTGTTGGGTCAATGAGTCCCCTGGTGGCTGTAAAGTTAGCTTCAACACCATTAGGGATGTATCCTCCAACTGGGTTACCAGCACTGTTCTGGGTAAGGTCACCTATGAACTGTACTGGGATACCATTGTAGATATGATCCGGTACAATCAGGCGTAATATCACCCATGGGTCAGCGTCTACTCCATTGGACACACGTCCAGCAATAGATGGGCTGCTACCTTCAAAGTTGGTACCCCACCAGTTGTTTTCAGCGTTTACACTGATTCCATTGTAATTGGCAATATCAGGTAAGGTGTTATTCAGGATTCGGTTGTAGTTTATCTGGGGTAATGCTATATTGGTTGCTAAGTAAACTGCACCACCGGTACCATTTGTTCCAGCAGCACCTGCATTTCCATTAGAACCACCTTCTCCTGACCCTTTTAAACCTGCAGCTCCTCCATTACCTGGAGTTCCAATGATGTTGTTGGTCAGGTTGTTACTGGTAACACTTAAGTAGGTTCCACTGTGGTAGATACCAGCTCCAGAGCCGGAATTTCCACCGTTTCCACCGTTTCCACCGTTACCTGAAGGAACGTATATGTAATGATAAATCCACCAATATCTCCATCTGTCACTACCCTGACCCCCGTTTCCACCAGTTCCACCGTTTCCACTACGGTTGGATGTTACTGTAGATTCAGTGATGAGTAGATAGTTAGAGTTGAAAATACCTCCACCGTTTCCACCGGCACCTCCTTGGCCACCGTTTCCACCAGTGTATGGTACTGTTCCCAGTTCACCGGAATTTCCACCGTTTCCACCTTCTCCACCGTCACCGGCTTCATTGTCGGAGATTTCGGTGCTGTAAATTTCCAGATGGTTGGTGTTGTAGATTGCTCCACCAGAACCACCAACACCTCCATTATGTCCGGCGTAACCATTACTTAATAATCCATCACTTCCATCAGCTCCACTACCACCGTCTCCAGCGATGTTTTCGTTGATTTGGGAGTCAGTTATGATTGCAGTTCCGGTGTTGTAGATTGCTCCACCGTTTCCACCAGTTCCACCGGTACCTCCAATGATTACTTGGTAACCACCGGCGCCAGCATCACCTGCGAAGTTGTTGTGGATCAGGCAATCGGTTATAGTCATGGTTGCGGTGTTGTAGATTGCTCCACCGTTTCCACCGTTTCCACCATCACCTAATATCACACCGTTTCCACCGTTACCGGCAAGGTTGTTGTACAGTTCGCTGTTGATTATATTGAGGGTTCTGGTACTGTAGATAGCACCACCATCACCTCCTTGGAAACCATTGGAATGAGTGACGGGAACTCCATCAGTACCATCACCAGCGCGGTTGTTGTAGATCTCACAGTCGGTTATGGTTGTAGTTCCGGTGTTGTAGATTGCTCCACCGTTTCCACCAATACCTCCATAATCCCAGGCACCACCATCACCGGCCTGGTTATTTCTCAGGACACAGTCTGTAAGGTAAAGTGTACCTTCATTGTAGATTGCTCCACCATTGTATCCGTCAGGGTGTAGTGTGGTTCCATCAGAGGCATGACCATTTTCAAAGGTGATGTTGTAGAAGTAGACTGTGTAACCTGATGCAATGTAGATCAATCTATCGTTAGATCCTTGAATTGTTGCGGTTCCACCATTGGCTACAGTGAAAATGAGATTTTTGGCTATTGTAAAGTCAGTTAGCGTAAATACTCCATTTTCTTCCAGTTCAATGGTATACATCTGTGTACTGGTACCAGTTGCGGCGTTATTATAGGCCTGCTGGATTGTAGCATAGGAACCTACCAGATTTCCATTGTAATCGTAAAGTTTAGGGTCGGGTAAAGTTGAAGAAGAGTTGTTGGTTGTGTTGGTTTCATTCAAATCTGTTGTCGTGGTGAGGGATGATCCATCAGGTGATCCATCAGCCGCTGAAACAGCTCCCGCAGCTACCAGTGCAAATACTACTGCTACTAAAAGAAGTAAACTTGTTTTTTTGGTTATGTTTTCACCTCCTTTAATTTTTTCTACGCTTAAAATTTAATGCGTTTTTTAACATTTGTTTACTCTGAACATGCTTGTTTACATTAATCATGCATGTTGTTTGAAAACAATTTATGTCTGAATTGAATCAGAATGTCAACATTGTTTTCTCAGAATAATTTTGTATTGACAATATTAAAAGTTTTCTAAATTTTTTTAGTGATTACTATCACAATAAATGGTGAGCAATATCACAATATATATTGGGGTCTGTAAAAAAACCATTTTTTAGTAGGTTAATATGCTCTTATTTAAGTAAAAAATATAGTTGGCTAAATTAATCTCTAATTTAAGTTTTTTGAGTAATTTACTGGAATTTAAAAAGATAAAAATGCAATTTTATGAAAAGCAATTTTATGAAAAGATTAAGATAGAGCTAGTTCTAATGATAATGAAAATTAAGCACATCTAGAGGGTGTTCATAGGTTTTTGAAGAAATTATTTGGTGAAAATAATAAAAGCATTCAAATAAATTCAATCAATAAATTCAATATTCAAATAGAATGAGGATTATAAAAGAGCCTTCGCAGACCTAAGAACATTAAAAACCTATTTTTTATTTTTATGTCCTGTTTTCTCAATATGAATCTACGAAGAAGATCACCCAAACCACCACCAGTTAACACATCCATCAATAAATCACCGTATCTGGGATTATGGATTTGAAGGTTGCTTTCTAAGAATTTCTTAAGATTTTTTCGTCTTAGGAATGCTATAAGTAATGCAGTGATTATTAAAAGAGCCAGTACAACTAAAAACACTCCCCCTGTTCCCCAATTATGGGAATTAGCTATGTTACCAGCCAGTAGGGTGTATGTTATTCCCAGGCCAACACCAAAGGAGTGATTTCCCACTTCCCCCATCATTATCTTTCCCTGATAGTCCAGTGGAGCATATCCCAAACAGGTCACCAGTATAATCAGGGCAGAAGAGTAAGGATTACCTGTGGCCAGATAAAGGAGAATTGCCATAATCAGACTCATTATAATCGCAGTTGACGATGCTGTTCCTGGCTGCATATCTGCAATGTTCATGGGCTGGATCATCAATGCAATGAGGATGGATGCTGGGCCAAAATAGAAATATCCAACTACCATAACCATGAGCATCCCTATACCTCGGGACAATTGACCGAATTCAAAGGGGAGTCCTTTGATTTTTTTTCTTCCAATTATATCATCTAAAAATGCAAATATCCCTATTAAACCTATTAAATAGTTTCCTGGAGGTGGGAAAAATAATAATAGAACTAGAAAAGGGGCAATACCCACAGCGCGGGGTGTCCCCCCACGAATGGAAGTGTAAAGGTTTCCTCCTAATCGGGTGAACAGTTTCTGGAAGATGAAGGTTAAGATAATGGAT
Above is a genomic segment from Methanobacterium sp. containing:
- a CDS encoding cell wall biosynthesis protein, which codes for MNITGMNSDIMLLTAFVLSIILTFIFQKLFTRLGGNLYTSIRGGTPRAVGIAPFLVLLLFFPPPGNYLIGLIGIFAFLDDIIGRKKIKGLPFEFGQLSRGIGMLMVMVVGYFYFGPASILIALMIQPMNIADMQPGTASSTAIIMSLIMAILLYLATGNPYSSALIILVTCLGYAPLDYQGKIMMGEVGNHSFGVGLGITYTLLAGNIANSHNWGTGGVFLVVLALLIITALLIAFLRRKNLKKFLESNLQIHNPRYGDLLMDVLTGGGLGDLLRRFILRKQDIKIKNRFLMFLGLRRLFYNPHSI